A single Anopheles funestus chromosome 2RL, idAnoFuneDA-416_04, whole genome shotgun sequence DNA region contains:
- the LOC125761610 gene encoding probable 18S rRNA (guanine-N(7))-methyltransferase has translation MSRRPEHIAPPEIFYNEDEAKKYTNNTRIIDIQVQMCERAIELLALDPDDDSPQLILDIGCGSGLSGSVLEDQGHLWIGIDISNSMLDVAIDREVEGDLLLGDMGQGMPFKAGTFDGAVSISALQWLCNADKKSHVPPKRLYQFFTTLFSCLTRNARAVFQFYPENADQIEMVTSQAMKSGFYGGIVVDYPNSTKAKKYFLVLMTGGVAKLPVALGTDESAGQIGYSRKQVEYAKKARGKPLKKSREWILAKKERRREHGEETRRDSRFTARKRSGRF, from the exons ATGTCTCGACGTCCTGAACACATCGCTCCGCCGGAAATT TTCTACAACGAGGATGAAGCGAAGAAGTATACAAACAACACACGCATTATTGATATCCAAGTACAGATGTGTGAGCGTGCTATCGAACTGTTGGCACTGGATCCGGACGATGATTCTCCGCAGCTTATTCTCGATATCGGTTGCGGTTCTGGTCTTTCCGGAAGTGTATTGGAGGACCAAGGCCATTTATGGATCGGAATCGATATATCAAACAGCATGCTGGATGTAGCAATCGATCGCGAAGTCGAAGGCGATCTGTTGCTCGGTGATATGGGCCAAGGAATGCCTTTTAAGGCAGGTACGTTTGATGGAGCCGTATCGATTTCGGCTCTACAGTGGCTCTGCAATGCGGACAAAAAATCACACGTTCCACCAAAACGTTTGTATCAGTTCTTCACTACGCTGTTTTCGTGTTTG ACTCGCAACGCTAGGGCGGTGTTTCAATTTTATCCTGAAAATGCAGATCAGATTGAGATGGTCACTTCCCAGGCTATGAAATCCGGCTTCTACGGTGGTATCGTAGTGGATTATCCAAATTCTACGAAggcaaaaaaatacttcttaGTGCTGATGACTGGTGGTGTGGCTAAGCTCCCCGTCGCTCTCGGTACTGATGAAAGTGCGGGACAGATTGGATACAGTCGTAAGCAAGTAGAATACGCGAAGAAAGCCAGGGGAAAACCACTGAAAAAGTCCCGCGAATGGATCTTGGCAAAGAAGGAACGGCGAAGGGAACATGGTGAAGAAACGCGTCGAGATTCACGATTTACCGCAAGGAAGCGAAGTGGCCGTTTTTGA
- the LOC125761600 gene encoding protein unc-45 homolog B, whose amino-acid sequence MVATEVNVTTEADEATAFKERGNAEFKEDCWEAAVKWYTKAVHAGEKHKDLSVFYKNRAAAYLKLEQYENAHKDCTNSLEICPNDPKALFRRFQAFEALERFEEAYKDLRTIHTHDPNNKTIKPHLERLHAIVQERARERAQTSNKVTKMFEIAFDIAAPKDKREQAMGNIVVLAREQAGVEIMMKEGLVTRVGKLLKVEKNNDIITNAIRAIDGVCLSSPERTKQVINELGIPWFLQILDCNVEERVAASQHCMQTVLNSISGMDNKEDSKPNDLLVKENQQIIETLLTCLLYSVTDRTITGMARDSIMELLIRNVHWKTLNWAERLVELKGLMRLMEVCSELEEYKYESAMNITPSSRTIATVCLSRIYENMYYDQARERFTEQIADFVKDKLLTPDHESKVRVTVAITSLLLGPLDVGNTIVSREGVLQMILVMAQSDNLLEQKVACECLIAAASKKDKAKGLVQSGAEILKKLYSSKNEEIRVRALVGLCKIGSSGGLDASIRPFADGSTKKLAEACRRFLVKPGKDKDIRKFAAEGLAYLTLDAEVKEKLVEDRAAIQGLIELAKTGDQSALYGVVTTLVNLVNAYDKQEMVPELVELAKFAKHHIPEEHELDDPDFVSARVIVLANEGVTSGLVALCKTESDNSKEMIARVFNALCSEQETRGKVVQQGGAKVLLPLSLNGTANGKRHAAQALSRIGITINPEVAFPGQRNLEVIRPLMNQLHPDYTSLENFEAMMALCNLASMNESTRQRILKEQGMVKIESYMGEDHLMLRRAATQVMCNMVQSPDAIELCEKQNDRVKLLALLCEEEDEDTALAASGALAYLTAVSERCCEKMFEPAAWLNVFHTLVANPSPGVQHRGMVIIRNIIKTSKPLASKLFDTDLLQMMYGVTQLNDETRAKAIECAQECLKLAEEYRLIQENADSDLAPDVFKEQEATLEEIDN is encoded by the exons ATGGTTGCAACGGAGGTAAATGTTACGACGGAAGCGGATGAGGCAACTGCATTCAAAGAGCGTGGTAATGCGGAATTTAAGGAAGATTGCTGGGAGGCAGCGGTCAAGTGGTACACGAAAGCGGTCCATGCCGGTGAGAAGCATAAGGATCTGTCAGTATTCTACAAAAACCGTGCCGCTGCATACTTGAAATTGGAACAGTACGAAAACGCCCACAAAGATTGCACCAACTCGCTGGAAATCTGTCCGAACGATCCGAAAGCATTGTTTCGGCGGTTTCAGGCGTTCGAGGCACTGGAGCGTTTTGAAGAAGCGTACAAAGACCTGCGCACGATCCACACTCATGACCCTAACAATAAAACGATCAAACCCCACCTGGAACGACTGCATGCGATCGTGCAGGAGCGCGCTAGGGAACGGGCCCAAACTTCGAACAAGGTGACCAAAATGTTCGAAATTGCTTTCGACATCGCGGCGCCAAAGGACAAGCGTGAGCAGGCAATGGGTAATATCGTTGTGCTAGCGCGCGAACAGGCCGGTGTGGAAATTATGATGAAGGAAGGGTTGGTCACGCGTGTCGGAAAATTGCTAAAGGTGGAGAAAAACAACGACATCATTACGAACGCTATTCGGGCGATTGACGGTGTGTGCCTATCAAGTCCCGAACGTACAAAGCAGGTCATAAACGAGCTCGGTATTCCGTGGTTCCTGCAAATTCTTGACTGCAATGTAGAGGAGCGTGTTGCAGCCTCTCAGCACTGCATGCAAACCGTACTGAACTCAATTTCAGGCATGGACAACAAGGAAGACTCCAAGCCAAACGATTTGTTGGTGAAGGAAAATCAGCAAATTATCGAAACGTTGCTCACATGCCTACTGTACTCCGTGACCGATCGTACGATCACGGGAATGGCTCGTGATTCTATTATGGAGCTGCTGATTCGAAACGTCCACTGGAAGACACTAAACTGGGCGGAACGGCTGGTCGAACTGAAAGGATTGATGCGGCTGATGGAAGTGTGCTCCGAGCTGGAAGAATACAAGTACGAAAGTGCAATGAACATTACACCATCGTCGCGCACGATCGCCACGGTATGTTTGTCACGGATCTACGAAAACATGTACTACGATCAGGCGCGTGAGCGGTTCACGGAGCAGATTGCGGATTTCGTGAAGGACAAGCTGCTTACGCCCGACCACGAATCGAAGGTGCGTGTTACGGTCGCTATCACCTCCTTGCTGCTCGGACCACTGGACGTTGGCAATACGATCGTTTCGCGAGAAGGTGTTCTTCAAATGATTCTCGTAATGGCTCAGTCTGATAATTTGCTAGAACAGAAG GTGGCCTGTGAATGTTTGATTGCTGCTGCCTCTAAGAAGGACAAAGCGAAGGGTTTGGTGCAGTCGGGAGCAGAAATATTGAAGAAGTTGTACTCCTCGAAGAACGAGGAAATTCGTGTCCGTGCCTTGGTGGGTCTGTGCAAGATCGGCAGTTCGGGCGGATTAGACGCTTCGATTCGTCCATTTGCTGACGGATCGACAAAGAAGCTGGCGGAAGCGTGTCGTCGGTTCTTGGTGAAGCCGGGCAAGGACAAGGACATTCGTAAGTTTGCTGCCGAAGGTCTTGCATACCTGACACTTGATGCAGAGGTAAAGGAAAAGCTGGTAGAAGATCGGGCCGCCATACAGGGTTTGATTGAGCTAGCCAAAACGGGTGACCAGTCCGCGCTGTACGGTGTCGTTACGACGCTGGTCAATCTTGTGAATGCATATGACAAACAGGAGATGGTACCGGAATTGGTAGAGCTGGCGAAGTTTGCCAAACATCACATCCCTGAGGAGCACGAACTAGACGATCCAGACTTTGTGAGTGCTCGTGTTATCGTGTTGGCCAACGAGGGTGTTACGTCCGGTTTggttgcactttgcaaaacggAAAGCGATAATTCGAAAGAAATGATTGCTCGTGTGTTTAACGCACTGTGCAGCGAACAGGAAACACGTGGCAAGGTGGTACAGCAGGGTGGCGCTAAGGTGCTGCTTCCACTTTCACTAAACGGAACGGCCAATGGTAAGCGACACGCTGCCCAGGCACTGTCGCGCATTGGAATCACGATCAATCCGGAAGTTGCCTTCCCGGGCCAGCGCAATTTGGAAGTGATCCGGCCTTTGATGAACCAGCTCCATCCCGATTACACTTCGCTGGAAAACTTTGAAGCTATGATGGCGCTGTGCAATCTGGCCTCCATGAATGAATCCACCAGACAGCGTATTTTGAAGGAACAGGGCATGGTGAAGATCGAATCGTACATGGGAGAGGATCACTTGATGCTGCGTCGTGCCGCTACACAGGTTATGTGCAACATGGTCCAGTCGCCGGATGCGATAGAGCTGTgcgaaaagcaaaacgatcgaGTAAAGTTACTCGCGCTGCTCTGCGAGGAAGAGGACGAGGACACTGCCCTGGCGGCATCGGGTGCTCTCGCCTATCTAACTGCCGTTTCGGAGCGTTGCTGCGAGAAGATGTTTGAACCAGCGGCTTGGCTGAACGTGTTTCACACGTTGGTTGCAAACCCGAGCCCCGGCGTGCAGCATCGGGGTATGGTCATTATTCGCAACATTATCAAGACGAGCAAACCGCTGGCCTCGAAATTGTTCGACACGGATTTGCTGCAGATGATGTACGGTGTTACGCAGTTGAACGACGAAACTCGGGCAAAGGCCATCGAATGTGCGCAAGAATGTCTAAAGCTGGCCGAAGAGTACCGCCTGATCCAGGAAAATGCCGATTCGGATCTTGCTCCGGATGTTTTCAAGGAGCAGGAGGCAACGCTCGAAGAAATCGACAACTGA